A stretch of DNA from Yoonia sp. G8-12:
ACGTTTGTCGCGCAGCTTTGCTTCGGCCTCTGGCGATAAGGACAACTCCATCGCAGGCGACACGTTTTTCTGTTTGAGCGTGATGGTCATTTCCAACCGCTCTTGCAGATAGCCGATCACCTTATCCCATTGTTCATATTGAAAAAGATGCTGCACGCCGATCGCTCCGTCGTTGATCCGCAGGAATTTGTTTTGTGACCCCACGTTGGCAAAAGGGGCAGGGCTGCCCTTGCAGTATTCCAGCACGAAGTCATCGAAACTGATGTCGCGGGTGCTGTTTTCATGGCCGATCAGATCAGGCCGTGTGCGATAGCGGTACCAGCTTCCCAGCCAGTCAACCGGATTACGCACAACCGCCATCAATTCGGGCTTTTGCCCGCCGGCCTGTGCAAAAAACGGCTTCAAGAATCGTTTATAGCGATAACACGGCGCGTGTTTGAGGTGCGGCGGGTCGCGCAACACCATCGACGCGCGCGGCGCCAAAGCGCCTTCCAAAGCGGTTGATCCGGTTTTGGGCACCGCCAGCAGCACCAGATTTTCTTTCCAGAAAACAAGCATTTGATCGCCGCCTTTCGTGTTTTGTGGGGCTCATGCTACGGCATAAACCATTCCTTAACCACTCATGGATCAGGGTTAATCCTGAAAATTTATGTTGCAATGTTCTGCTTTTGATCTCATTAACGATGAGAACACAATAAGAACAAAAGCAGTGATTGCCGCCCCTTGGGCAGCGTGAAATAAGGACCGGACACATGGCAACGGCAGAACTTCTCAAAATGACAGATAAAAAGACCGCAGATAAAGAAAAGGCGCTCGAAAGCGCGCTGGCGCAGATCGAACGACAGTTCGGCAAGGGCTCGATCATGAAGCTGGGCGGCCAGAATCAGATGCCCGAGATCGAGGCGACATCAACCGGTTCGCTGGGTCTGGATATCGCGCTGGGGATTGGTGGTCTGCCCAAGGGCCGCGTGATCGAGATTTACGGACCGGAATCGTCGGGTAAAACCACGCTGACCCTGCATTCCATCGCGGAAGAACAGAAAAAGGGTGGCGTTTGCGCTTTTGTCGATGCCGAACATGCGCTTGATCCGCAGTATGCGAAAAAGCTTGGCGTGAACCTGGATGAGCTGCTGATTTCGCAGCCCGACACCGGTGAACAGGCGCTTGAGATTGTCGATACGCTGGTACGGTCCGGCGCGGTCAGCCTTGTTGTTGTCGATTCCGTGGCGGCGCTGACGCCGAAATCGGAACTCGAAGGTGATATGGGCGACAGCTCGGTCGGCGTACATGCGCGCCTGATGAGCCAGGCCATGCGTAAACTGACAGGGTCGATCAACCGCTCT
This window harbors:
- a CDS encoding gamma-glutamyl kinase, with the protein product MLVFWKENLVLLAVPKTGSTALEGALAPRASMVLRDPPHLKHAPCYRYKRFLKPFFAQAGGQKPELMAVVRNPVDWLGSWYRYRTRPDLIGHENSTRDISFDDFVLEYCKGSPAPFANVGSQNKFLRINDGAIGVQHLFQYEQWDKVIGYLQERLEMTITLKQKNVSPAMELSLSPEAEAKLRDKRAAEFAIWEMGRR
- the recA gene encoding recombinase RecA — encoded protein: MATAELLKMTDKKTADKEKALESALAQIERQFGKGSIMKLGGQNQMPEIEATSTGSLGLDIALGIGGLPKGRVIEIYGPESSGKTTLTLHSIAEEQKKGGVCAFVDAEHALDPQYAKKLGVNLDELLISQPDTGEQALEIVDTLVRSGAVSLVVVDSVAALTPKSELEGDMGDSSVGVHARLMSQAMRKLTGSINRSGCMVIFINQIRMKIGVMFGSPETTTGGNALKFYASVRLDIRRIGAIKDRDEVVGNATRVKVVKNKVAPPFKQVEFDIMYGEGISKTGELLDLGVKAGIVEKSGAWFSYGDERIGQGRENSKIFLKENQAIALEIEDKIRAAHGLDFDLPEGSREDGNDDLVEV